From one Paramormyrops kingsleyae isolate MSU_618 chromosome 1, PKINGS_0.4, whole genome shotgun sequence genomic stretch:
- the LOC111848919 gene encoding POU domain, class 3, transcription factor 3-B produces the protein MATAASNPYLASNSILSSGSVVHSDSGGGGMQSGSVAVTSVSGGYRGDPTVKMVQSNFMQGAMAASNGGHMLSHAHQWVTSLPHAAAAAAAAAVAAAEAGSPWSSSPVGMTGSPQQQDVKNNSGRDDLHAGTALHHRPPHLGPHQTHPGAWGGTTAAHIPSIGAGQQQQSLIYSQPGGFTVNGMLSPPGSQSLVHPGLVRGDTPELDHSAHHHHHHHQHQHHQQQQHHGGVNSHDPHSDEDTPTSDDLEQFAKQFKQRRIKLGFTQADVGLALGTLYGNVFSQTTICRFEALQLSFKNMCKLKPLLNKWLEEADSSTGSPTSIDKIAAQGRKRKKRTSIEVSVKGALESHFLKCPKPSAQEITSLADSLQLEKEVVRVWFCNRRQKEKRMTPPGVPQTPEDVYSQVGNGHLLVDYLKDASISGPSEPNDPRVTTTSSYHQVILAH, from the exons ATGGCCACCGCGGCTTCCAACCCATATCTGGCCAGCAATAGCATTCTCTCGTCAGGCTCAGTCGTGCATTCCGACTCCGGAGGCGGTGGCATGCAGTCTGGGAGCGTCGCTGTTACCTCGGTGTCTGGCGGCTACAGAGGAGATCCTACGGTAAAGATGGTACAGAGCAACTTCATGCAAGGAGCCATGGCGGCGAGCAACGGGGGCCATATGTTGAGCCATGCCCACCAGTGGGTCACGTCGTTGCCTCATgccgctgctgccgccgctgcaGCGGCTGTGGCGGCTGCAGAAGCCGGGTCGCCTTGGTCCTCAAGCCCAGTCGGAATGACAGGCAGCCCGCAACAACAGGACGTCAAAAACAATTCGGGCAGAGACGATCTCCACGCTGGCACGGCGTTGCATCACAGACCACCGCATCTGGGTCCCCACCAGACTCACCCCGGGGCTTGGGGTGGCACCACCGCGGCTCACATCCCCTCGATAGGAGccgggcagcagcagcagtcctTAATATACTCTCAGCCCGGTGGATTCACCGTGAACGGGATGCTCAGCCCGCCAGGAAGCCAAAGTTTGGTGCACCCGGGTTTGGTGCGTGGAGACACCCCAGAGCTCGACCACAGcgctcaccaccaccaccatcaccaccagcatcagcaccaccagcagcagcagcaccacgGTGGAGTAAACAGCCACGACCCGCACTCAGACGAGGACACGCCGACCTCGGACGATCTGGAGCAATTTGCCAAGCAGTTTAAACAGCGCCGCATCAAGCTGGGTTTCACGCAAGCCGACGTCGGCTTGGCTTTAGGGACTCTGTATGGAAACGTCTTCTCCCAGACCACGATCTGCAGGTTTGAGGCGCTGCAGCTCAGCTTCAAGAACATGTGTAAGCTAAAACCTCTGCTAAACAAATGGCTGGAGGAGGCCGATTCATCCACCGGGAGCCCCACGAGCATCGATAAAATCGCCGCGCAGGGCAGGAAGCGAAAGAAGCGAACTTCCATCGAAGTGAGTGTAAAAGGTGCGTTGGAGAGTCACTTCCTTAAATGCCCCAAGCCTTCGGCCCAAGAAATCACCAGCCTGGCGGACAGCTTGCAGCTTGAAAAGGAAGTGGTCAGGGTTTGGTTTTGCAATCGGAGGCAGAAAGAGAAAAGGATGACGCCGCCTGGAGTGCCACAGACGCCGGAGGATGTGTACTCTCAGGTCGGCAAT GGACATTTGTTAGTAGATTACTTAAAAGACGCCAGTATATCTGGGCCGAGCGAACCGAACGACCCGAGGGTGACAACTACAAGTTCGTACCATCAGGTAATTTTGGCGCACTAA